A single window of Martelella sp. NC20 DNA harbors:
- a CDS encoding TetR/AcrR family transcriptional regulator, translating into MSRTERSRRQIFDSAVIEFEAAGVEATSMEKIARRAGLTRATLYNLFSGKEEIAEIIVGEKIGVWDAEIRQRLTEGSDPLELIVEALQRNAETCLAYPRIAVSVLTSPQRHAPSESRGRYPSFRHLIVDLMKAAQAERRLRTDLPPETLMFIVMGLYVQFMIHQIVKGGPMPPEAIPKLVRTTCEGIGPQERA; encoded by the coding sequence ATGTCCAGAACAGAACGATCCCGCAGGCAAATTTTCGACTCCGCCGTCATCGAGTTCGAGGCGGCGGGCGTCGAAGCCACCTCCATGGAGAAGATCGCAAGGCGAGCGGGACTGACGCGAGCCACGCTCTACAACCTCTTTTCCGGCAAGGAGGAAATCGCCGAGATCATCGTTGGCGAAAAGATCGGTGTTTGGGATGCCGAGATCAGACAGCGTTTGACCGAAGGAAGCGACCCGCTTGAACTGATAGTCGAAGCACTTCAACGAAATGCCGAGACCTGCCTTGCGTACCCTCGGATCGCCGTCTCAGTCCTGACTTCACCGCAACGCCATGCTCCGTCAGAGAGCAGAGGCCGGTATCCGTCATTTCGCCATCTGATCGTTGACCTGATGAAAGCCGCGCAGGCGGAGCGTCGTTTGCGCACTGACCTGCCCCCGGAAACCCTGATGTTCATCGTCATGGGGCTCTACGTCCAATTCATGATTCACCAGATCGTCAAAGGCGGGCCGATGCCGCCAGAAGCGATCCCTAAACTTGTTCGGACGACCTGCGAAGGTATCGGGCCGCAGGAGCGTGCGTGA
- a CDS encoding DsbA family protein — MPEFEITKRNLMRGAAVGAAIGTMGLSAAHAQDLPDSQGSVDMKKALEPGALPDIALGEPDAPVKIIEYMSMTCPHCATYQEETFPAIKENFIDTGKVYYIFREFPFDPRAMAAFMLARCTPNDKYLPFVDMMFQQQRTWATAEDGSAAMLQMAKLAGFTQESFQACLTDQKLLDDINAVRTRGADEFGVNATPTFLINGKKYAGDMSVDTMSALINSML; from the coding sequence ATGCCTGAATTCGAGATCACAAAGCGGAACCTGATGCGCGGCGCGGCTGTCGGCGCGGCAATCGGAACCATGGGCCTTTCCGCCGCCCACGCGCAGGACCTGCCGGACAGCCAGGGTAGCGTCGATATGAAAAAGGCGCTCGAACCAGGCGCTCTTCCCGATATCGCTCTCGGAGAACCGGACGCGCCGGTCAAGATCATCGAATATATGTCGATGACCTGCCCGCACTGCGCCACCTATCAGGAAGAGACGTTTCCGGCGATCAAGGAAAACTTTATCGATACCGGCAAGGTCTATTACATCTTCCGTGAGTTTCCCTTCGATCCGCGCGCCATGGCGGCCTTCATGCTCGCCCGCTGCACCCCCAACGACAAGTATCTGCCGTTCGTCGACATGATGTTCCAGCAGCAGCGCACCTGGGCAACGGCCGAAGACGGCAGCGCCGCGATGTTGCAAATGGCGAAACTTGCCGGTTTTACACAGGAAAGCTTTCAGGCTTGCTTGACGGACCAGAAGCTGCTTGATGACATTAATGCCGTCAGAACACGCGGTGCGGATGAATTCGGGGTCAACGCCACGCCGACCTTCCTGATCAATGGAAAGAAATATGCGGGGGATATGTCGGTTGACACCATGTCGGCCCTCATCAACAGCATGCTTTGA